CCTTCAAGGCATTGTGATAGATGCTCTCCAGAAAACCAGGTCCTATTGTCGTGTTGAACAAATAACGCACGGAATTTGATTCTGGTAACTGGTGATTGGTAACTGGTAATTAAATACCGTTCGGCTGAGGTAATCGGTCAGTTATTGGTGGGAGAAAGGCATAAAGATTAAATTTCTCGCTAAGGCACAAAGAACGCAAAGGAATAAATTATAATCTTTGCGAACTTTGCGTCTTTGCGAGAGAAAATTTCTATTTAGCTTTTACCACTGATAACTGAGGAATTACCGGCTGAGCTCAGGACGAAACTATTTAACCAATTACCAATTACCAGTTACCAATTATCCGTTTGCAGGTTACGAAACCTGATGATGCCCCGTGCAAAACTTACTCAACACGACACTAGTGTAGCGTTCTCTAAATACATATAATAGTTATTAACGAAAAATTCTCATAGAACAAATATAGCAACAGGGTTTATAGTTGATAGGTTATGGTTGATGGTTTATAGTCCTTCAACTATCAACTATCAACAATACTACTGTGAACTTTTGGTTAATACTTACTATAATATTGTTATATTTACTTAGAGAACGCTATACTATCTTTTTATGGACATTAATACAGGCATTAATAATCCTATCACTTAACTCTTCTTTTCTCCACTTCTCCATCTTCTCCCTTTCTCCTTATTTTTATCCTACCTGAACCCTTACAATATCTTAAATATTATTTGTATTTATCCGTAGCTTTATACATTAAATTTCCTGCAAAAGTTTGTTGTCAATATTTGATCTTCATGAATTTGATAATTCATCAAATTTCACTTCGTGCTCTCCGTGCCATTCGTGGTGAATAGTTACAAGACTAACTTCATAACCCCTAAACCAAACCAACCTCCTAACCCTAATCCTTTCACCAAAAACTCCTAAATATATCCACTTATCTCCTTTATTTCCATATCTCCTTTTCGGACACAGGTCTAAAGTTAACTGCACAGGTGGCAAAAATTTGATTTTTGACTTATTTTTCTTTACTCTCCCTCTTCATAAGAAAATATCTCTATCTTCCTTTTTAAGTCAACCATTTTTTTCATCAGGTTGGGTGAAATATATGAGGTAGCTACCATCAAAATTGGTTCAATACCTTCCTTTTGTTTATAATCATCTCCTGCATCGTATATCTTTTGAATATCCTTTGTTAGCATCCGGGAGGTAATTTCTAAGAGAATATGCTCACTTCCTGATATAACAATATCTACCTGATGACCACCATAAAACCCTTCCCTTACCTCAACACCAGGTTGGCGAGACATTAAGGCTCTTATTGTTGTTCTAAATGTTCCTTCATTATAAATTCCCCATCTACTCCCAAGGGATGTAATTTGATTGGTTAAATACTTAAATCCTTCCCTCATCTCTTCTTCTGTTTTCTTCTGACACTGGGCAAGTTCATCTATCCTTTTACTTAAGCAGTTAAACCCTTCCATCATTGTTTGCTCTGTCTTTTTCTGAGTTTCAGCCAGCTCCTCAACTGCTATCTCTAACTTGGTAAGTCTTCCTTCTGACTTTTTCTGAGCATCAGCCAACTCTTCTACCTTTATTTCTGTTCGCTTTTGTGCTTCAGCAAGTTCCTCTACCTTTATTTCTGTTCTCTTTTGGGCAGTTGCAAGCTCCCTAACTATCCCTTTTAACTCATTAAAATCTTCCTTTTTGACTGTATTGGCAATTTCGTCTTTAAAAAGCTCAAATGCCTCCAACATAGGATGTTTGATTTCAATGGGTAATCTATCTATTGCCTCAAGATACCTTATCATAAATTTAATACCTCCTCATCCATCAATGTTCTCTGATTTTATACATTTTTTGTTTTTTTTCATCTCGCCAATCATGTAAAATTACCGGCCCAAATACTGCCCATAAAATTATGATTAAACCCAGTATAATTATGCCTATATTTTCCA
This genomic interval from bacterium contains the following:
- a CDS encoding DUF3782 domain-containing protein, translated to MIRYLEAIDRLPIEIKHPMLEAFELFKDEIANTVKKEDFNELKGIVRELATAQKRTEIKVEELAEAQKRTEIKVEELADAQKKSEGRLTKLEIAVEELAETQKKTEQTMMEGFNCLSKRIDELAQCQKKTEEEMREGFKYLTNQITSLGSRWGIYNEGTFRTTIRALMSRQPGVEVREGFYGGHQVDIVISGSEHILLEITSRMLTKDIQKIYDAGDDYKQKEGIEPILMVATSYISPNLMKKMVDLKRKIEIFSYEEGE